A section of the Diabrotica virgifera virgifera chromosome 8, PGI_DIABVI_V3a genome encodes:
- the LOC114342085 gene encoding retinol dehydrogenase 11 isoform X2 — protein MRGLAGKVAVVTGANTGIGRITATEFYQRSARVILACRDIEKAKTTICTIQQQCESKENLGELEAVELDLSSLQSVRECAKAILEKEKQINILINNAGVMMCPFSRTEDGYETQFATNHLGHFLLTLLLLPRIIKSAPARIINVSSSAHSFTPIDFSDINWEKRTYSPMGAYSQSKLSNILFTKELATRLKENNIQGVNIYSLHPGVIRTNLGRHVSKKIYFPGLHWLWRNVAPYIIKNPEQGAQTQIYCAVDEKCANETGLYYSNCKVIEPSADAKNEQFAKQLWEISLNMVGLDENFNPFKT, from the exons GTGCTAGAGTGATACTGGCGTGTAGAGACATTGAAAAAGCTAAAACTACCATTTGCACCATTCAACAACAATGTGAAAGCAAAGAAAACCTGGGAGAACTGGAGGCTGTGGAGCTAGACTTAAGTAGTTTACAATCCGTACGAGAATGTGCTAAGGCTATACTAGAAAAGGAAAAgcaaattaatattttaattaataatgcAGGAGTAATGATGTGCCCGTTTTCAAGAACGGAAGATGGTTACGAAACGCAGTTTGCTACCAATCACTTAGGACACTTCTTGCTAACTTTATTATTGCTGCCGAGAATAATAAAGAGTGCTCCAGCAAGAATAATAAATGTTTCTTCTAGTGCACAT tcCTTCACTCCTATCGATTTTTCTGATATTAACTGGGAAAAGAGAACCTACAGCCCAATGGGAGCATACAGTCAAAGCAAACTATCCAATATTTTGTTTACCAAAGAACTAGCAACACGGTTAAAAG aAAATAACATTCAGGGTGTAAATATTTACAGTTTACATCCAGGTGTAATAAGGACCAATTTGGGAAGGCACGTCTCCAAAAAAATTTACTTTCCAGGTCTTCATTGGCTCTGGAGAAACGTTGCCCCCTATATCATTAAAAATCCAGAGCAAGGCGCTCAAACGCAGATATACTGCGCTGTAGATGAAAAATGCGCCAACGAAACTGGACTGTATTACTCAAATTGTAAAGTGATCGAACCTTCTGCCGATGCTAAAAATGAACAATTTGCTAAACAATTGTGGGAAATAAGCTTAAATATGGTGGGGTTAGATGAGAATTTTAATCCCTTTAAAACATAA
- the LOC114342089 gene encoding uncharacterized protein LOC114342089 isoform X2, with protein MSNVLDEKFFYNSMLAKAMVTLLPPNERKMMRCWFDKMLELDKTEKQKEIRNEYMWFMLLMLQVRKVREPFNKVPPNVIGDLRDLVLRCHLGNLFWMVLERSPMETLRTAAGRLVESESWVRN; from the exons ATGTCTAATGTAttagacgaaaaatttttttacaacaGTATGCTCGCCAAGGCAATGGTGACATTACTACCACCAAATG AAAGAAAAATGATGAGATGCTGGTTTGACAAAATGTTAGAACTGGATAAaactgaaaaacaaaaagaaatacgAAACGAATACATGTGGTTCATGCTGTTGATGTTGCAAGTACGAAAAGTGCGTGAACCATTTAATAAAGTGCCACCAAATGTGATAGGCGATCTTCGAGATTTAGTG TTGCGTTGTCACCTCGGAAACCTTTTTTGGATGGTGCTAGAAAGGTCACCAATGGAGACACTGCGAACGGCAGCCGGAAGGTTGGTAGAAAGCGAGTCGTGGGTTCGAAACTAG